GGAAAACCTCCCGGCGCTCGCGTCAGCCATCCCTATCTCCTATGCAACAAGCTCTCTCGACCATTGATACGTGAATGGAGCCGGGACGGTTGCCGAATCTGCGAAAGACGTGCGCTGTCCCGGAAGAAGTGACCATCGGCGTCATCCTCGCCCTGCGGCCGCACCGGCGCGGCCATGACCCATTCTATGGCGCGAAAGGGTGGTTCCGGCGAGCGCCGGTGCCATATCTCACGCTTGTTGCGGCGCCCGCGCTGGCCGGCGTTGACACCGCCGAGCGTCTTTGGCACGGTCGCAGCCCGCGGCCAGAGAAAGATCGGGGACTCCTGTGTGGACGGCTGAGATCAACTACGCGGCAATGATCGTGGCGGCCCTTGTGCCGCTCGCGGTCGGCTTCAACTGGTATTCCCTGCGGGTGTTCGGCAAGGCGTGGATGCGCCTGATCGGCAAGACCCAGGAGCAGATCGAGGCCGAGGGGAACATGGTGCGGGCGCTGGTGGTGAGCAACGTCGGCGCGCTCGTGACCTCATATCTGCTCGCGCAGATCGTGGCCTTCACCGGCGCGGAAGGATTCGGCGAGGGCTTCGTGATCGGCATCTGGGGCGCGATTGGTCTCGTGGCCACGGCCTTCGCCTCATCCTACGTCTACGAGAACCGGCCCCGGTCGCTCTACCTGATCAACGTGGGCTACCACGTGGTGACGCTGCCGATCATGGCGGGCATTCTGAGCGTTTGGAGCTAGGCGGCGGCAGCAGGCGCTTCGATGAGCGGTCGTGACGACGCCGCGCGCACTCTGATCACCGGCGGCGGTGGGCAGCTAGCCAGCTATTTGGCCCAGCAGTTGCCGGCCGGCTCAACCGTTGCGCTGCCGCGCGCCGAACTGGACATTACCGACGCCCCGGCGGTTGAACGTGCGTTCACAGAACACGCGCCGGCGGTCGTCATCAACACCGCCGCGTACAACCACGTGGACCAGGCTGAGACGGAGTTTGCTCGCGCGTTCGACGTCAATGCCCAAGGCCCATTGAACCTGGCACGGGCCTGCGCCGCGGCCAACGCCACGCTGGTCCACGTGAGCACCGACTACGTCTTCGGCGGACAGGCGGCGCGCGAGCCGCTGCCCGAGGACGCCCTGCCGGCGCCCCTGAGCGTCTACGGCTCCTCCAAGCTGGCCGGTGAGCACCTGGTTCGCGGCACGGGCGTCCGACACCTGATCGTGCGCACCTGCGGGCTCTACGGCTCCCGGGGCTCGGCCGTCAAGGGCGGAAACTTCGTGCGCACGATGCTGCGGCTGGCGCGGGAAGGCCGTGACCTCCACGTCGTCAACGATCAGCACTGCACCCCCTCGTATGCGCGGGACGTGGCCGAGGGGATCATCGGACTAATCGAGGCCAACGCCCGGGGAACTTTTCACGTGGTCAACAGCGGGTCCTGCACCTGGTTCGAGTTCGCCGAGGAGATCTTCGCGGCCGCCGGTCTCGCGCCCTCACTGACGCCGATCACGACGGCTGAATACCCCACGCCGGCCAGACGCCCGCCGTATTCGGTGCTGGCCACGGATCGCATGGTGGCCGTGCGCGGACATCCGCTGCGGGACTGGCGCGCCGCCGTCCGCGCCTACCTGGCTGAGTTGGGGGAGTTGGCAGACTTCGCCGAATAGTCGCGCCTTCGGGGAGCTATGCGACTCGGATGTCCAGCCGGCAGTGGTCGCTTGGCCCCCACTGCTCCGGCTCATTTAGGGCGCGCACACTGACGGAATCCGACAGGTCCCGCGACGCAAAGACATAATCCAGTTGACGCGTGGCGGTCGCCGGCGTCTGGCGATTCGAGTGAAACGTGGGGACGTTCTTGCTTCCCTTGGGCAATTCATCTGGCCAGGGATCGGCCTGCCGGCCATGCGGCGCCTGCGGTCCGACCAGCGGCACGCCAAGTGCGCCCATCCGCGTGAACACCGTCTGGTAGCGGGCCGCCCAGTAGACATCGCCATGGGGGTGATAGCCGTAGAAGCTGTTCAAGTCACCCGCCGCGAGAATCCGATGATCGCGTTCTCCGCCGATGAATGTGGACAAGTCGGAGACGACGCGGTGCGCCGTGGCGTCCGAGTAGATCCAATTGCCGACCGAAGAGTGGGGATTCTCCCACCAGGCGTACATAGAAAGCACTATGAATGGCTCGCCACCCGGCGGCGTCACCGTGGCGGCGCTCAGCGTGCCGGGCCAACTGGCCGCGAACTCACCCCGCTCCGCCTCTGTCAGGGTCGCCGACGAGATCCAATCCACGCGGACCCGATCCGAGAGTCGGACCACGGCCGTGCGCCAGTTCCACTTTTCTCCGGATATGTCCCAGGGCGCGGGATCAATCTCGACTCGTGCCGCAACCTCCGACGGCGGCTCCGCAGCCTCCTGCAGGAGCGCCACGTCCGCGTCCATATCAAGCAGCCAACGCCAAGGCTCATTGCGGCGGGCGATGTTCCAGCAGACGATCTTGGTGGTCATCGGCAAGCGCCCGCGGCTATCTCTGGGCCCGCCTTCGCGCCATGAAGTGCGGGCTGTCGTCGTCCAGCAGCGCCGCGGCTTCCATGATGGTTTCGGAGAGCGTGGGGTGCGGATGGACGCTCAGGGCCAGGTCGTCCGCCGTGGCCCCCATCTCGATGGCGTGGACGCACTCGCCGATCAGGTCGCCGGCGCCGCGTCCGACGATGCCGGCGCCGAGCACCAGCCGCGTTCGGGGCTCGACGACGAGCTGCGTCAGCCCCTCGATTCCGCCCAGCATGGCCGCGCGTCCCGAGGCCAGCCACGGGAAGCGGCTGACCTCCACCTCCTGGCCGCGCGCGATGGCCTCGTCTTCGGTCAGACCGCACCAGGCAATCTCCGGATCGGTGAAGACCACCGCGGGTATCGCCTGCGCGTCGAATGCCGACGCCTCGCCCGCGATCGCCTCCGCGGCCACGTGACCCTCGTGCGTCGCCTTGTGCGCCAGCATCGGCTCGCCCGCCACGTCGCCGACAGCAAGGATCGTCGGCTCGGCCGTCCGTTGCTGCGCATCGGTCTGGATAAACCCCTTGGCATCGACCTCGACGGCCGTGTGTTCCAGGCCCAGGTCGCCGCTGTTGGGCGTCCGCCCCACCGCCACCAGCACGCGATCGAACACGCGCCGCGACTGCTCCACCGACGGCCCGCTGAGCTCCACCTCGACTCGATCCGCCGCCGGTCGCAAGGCGGTGACTCGCGTGTCCAGCAAGACCTCGCGCAGCACGGCGTCCATGTGCGCCGCCAGCGGCTTCACCAGCGCCCGGTCGACACCCGGCAATAGTCCCGGCGTCATTTCGACCAGCGTCACCTGGGACCCCAGGGCCGCGTAAACCGATCCCAGCTCGAGTCCGATGTAGCCGCCGCCAACGACCAGCAGCGTGGCAGGCACCTCGTCGACGGCCAGTGCGGCGGTCGAGTCCATGACGAGCGGCGAGTCGCTGCGAAGGCCCTCGGGCGCCGCGGGCGACGAGCCCGTGGCGATGATCGCGGCGTCGAACTCGATGACTTGCGACGTTTCGCCCGTGACCTCGAGCGAGTGGGCGTCGCGGAAGCGGGCGCGCCCCTGCACGTGTCGCACTCGACGCGCCCGCGTGAGGCTGGCGAGGCCGCGCGTCTGCTTGACGACCACCTCGTCCTTCCACGCGCGCAGGCGGTCCAGGTCCACGCGCGGCGCGCCGAACGTCAGCCCCATGGCATCCGCGTCGCTCGCCGCCCGCATCACCTCCGCCGCATGCAGCAGCGCCTTGGAAGGAATGCAGCCGCGATAGAGGCACACCCCGCCGGGAAGCGCTTCCGGGTCGATCAGCGTCACGCCAAAACCCAGCTTGGCCGCGCGGAACGCCGCGGGATAGCCCCCGGGTCCGGCGCCAATCACGACGACATGGCGCCGTCCGTCTGAACTGGTCACGGCGCCCTAGGGCTCCATCGCCAGCATCGTCGGCCGCTGGAGCGCATCGACAACCGAGGACAGGAAGCGCGCGCCGTTGGCGCCGTCGAGCGCCCGATGATCGAACGACAGCGAGAGCGGCAGCATGAGGCGTGTTTGCATCGCGTCGTTGTGAATCGTCGCGCGTGGAACGGCGCGGCCGACGCCCAGGATGCCCACCTCGGGCGGGTTCACGATCGGGGTGAAGAATCCGGTCCCCAGCCCGCCGAGGTTGCTGATGGTGAAGGTCGCGCCCTGCATCTCGTCCGGCGTCAGCTTGCCGGCGCGCGCCCGCTCGGCAATGCCGGTCAACTCTGCCGCGATTTCGATCACGCCTTTGGTGTCCACGTCACGGATTACGGGCACCAGCAGCCCGCGCTCGGTATCGGCCGCCACGCCCAGGTGGAAGTAGCCCTTCCGCACGATCTCGCCGGCGGCCAGGTCCAGGCTGGCGTTGAGCTCGGGATGCGCCTTCAGCGTCGCCGCGACCACCGGCAGGATGAAGGCCGTGATCGTGAGCTTGGCGCCTCGGGCCGCGGCACGCGCCTTGTACTCGGCGCGCAGCGCCTCGACATCGGTCACGTCGGCCTCTTGGAACAGCGTGACGTGCGGAATCGTGGTCCACGACCGCGATAGATTGTCGGCCAGCGTCCGTCGCAGGCGGCTCAGGCGCACGCGCTCGATGGGTCCCCATTGGGCGAAGTCGGGCAGCGGCGGCGCGATGTCCGGCGCGGGCGCCGCGGGTCGACGGCGCGCATGCGCCTTGACGTCATCCATGGAGATCCGGCCGCCAGGGCCTGAGCCCTCGACCTGGCGCACGTCCACACCGATTTCCCGCGCGAAGATCCGCACCGACGGCGCCGCGGCCACCGGCCGGCCGTCGGCCTCGACTTCGGCGTCTGCGAAGGGCGGCGCCACGTGAAC
Above is a window of Chloroflexota bacterium DNA encoding:
- a CDS encoding dihydrolipoamide acetyltransferase family protein, with amino-acid sequence MSVDLRLPDLGEGIEEADVLSVLVSVGQVVDAGDSVIEIESEKATLEVPTDAAGTVTGIHVKSGDTIAVGEPVLTLEPEGAETPPAEAASEAQPQVDEAPGPPADGAEAAARRSGIEPEPASAGPDVHVAPPFADAEVEADGRPVAAAPSVRIFAREIGVDVRQVEGSGPGGRISMDDVKAHARRRPAAPAPDIAPPLPDFAQWGPIERVRLSRLRRTLADNLSRSWTTIPHVTLFQEADVTDVEALRAEYKARAAARGAKLTITAFILPVVAATLKAHPELNASLDLAAGEIVRKGYFHLGVAADTERGLLVPVIRDVDTKGVIEIAAELTGIAERARAGKLTPDEMQGATFTISNLGGLGTGFFTPIVNPPEVGILGVGRAVPRATIHNDAMQTRLMLPLSLSFDHRALDGANGARFLSSVVDALQRPTMLAMEP
- a CDS encoding DUF1761 domain-containing protein; protein product: MWTAEINYAAMIVAALVPLAVGFNWYSLRVFGKAWMRLIGKTQEQIEAEGNMVRALVVSNVGALVTSYLLAQIVAFTGAEGFGEGFVIGIWGAIGLVATAFASSYVYENRPRSLYLINVGYHVVTLPIMAGILSVWS
- the rfbD gene encoding dTDP-4-dehydrorhamnose reductase produces the protein MSGRDDAARTLITGGGGQLASYLAQQLPAGSTVALPRAELDITDAPAVERAFTEHAPAVVINTAAYNHVDQAETEFARAFDVNAQGPLNLARACAAANATLVHVSTDYVFGGQAAREPLPEDALPAPLSVYGSSKLAGEHLVRGTGVRHLIVRTCGLYGSRGSAVKGGNFVRTMLRLAREGRDLHVVNDQHCTPSYARDVAEGIIGLIEANARGTFHVVNSGSCTWFEFAEEIFAAAGLAPSLTPITTAEYPTPARRPPYSVLATDRMVAVRGHPLRDWRAAVRAYLAELGELADFAE
- the lpdA gene encoding dihydrolipoyl dehydrogenase; the encoded protein is MTSSDGRRHVVVIGAGPGGYPAAFRAAKLGFGVTLIDPEALPGGVCLYRGCIPSKALLHAAEVMRAASDADAMGLTFGAPRVDLDRLRAWKDEVVVKQTRGLASLTRARRVRHVQGRARFRDAHSLEVTGETSQVIEFDAAIIATGSSPAAPEGLRSDSPLVMDSTAALAVDEVPATLLVVGGGYIGLELGSVYAALGSQVTLVEMTPGLLPGVDRALVKPLAAHMDAVLREVLLDTRVTALRPAADRVEVELSGPSVEQSRRVFDRVLVAVGRTPNSGDLGLEHTAVEVDAKGFIQTDAQQRTAEPTILAVGDVAGEPMLAHKATHEGHVAAEAIAGEASAFDAQAIPAVVFTDPEIAWCGLTEDEAIARGQEVEVSRFPWLASGRAAMLGGIEGLTQLVVEPRTRLVLGAGIVGRGAGDLIGECVHAIEMGATADDLALSVHPHPTLSETIMEAAALLDDDSPHFMARRRAQR